The nucleotide window AAAGGCGACATCATCCGCATTCTGGATGAAGTGGGTAAGCCCCTGGGCCTGGGCCTGGCCGAATACGGCGCCGACAAAGCCCTGGAGCGCCTCGGCCAGCAGCAGCAGAAACCCCTGGTCCACTACGATTACCTCTTTCTTTCGGCGGATATGAGTTAATGTGCTTCGCTAATGTGCTAAGGTGGTTGAATGTGCTGATGTGCTAATGCATTTGAGCTGTCGTGGCGAGGAGTTATGACATTCCGCACATCAAGCGGCGTCAATTCGTCCTGTACAACACCAGACTCGTTCTTTCCCCACTCAGCCAGATGCGGGTGGCGCACGTCGGGGGTTTGTCACGTCCCGAGGCTGGACACATTGCCCAGGATGGATGGCTTCGCGTTGCTCGCCATAACACAAACTCATTAGCACATCAGCACATTCAACCACCTTAGCACATTGCCAAAACACATTAGCGAAGCGAAGCACATTCACCCACATCAGCACATTAACAACTATGCAAGCCCTCTTCCAGGCCACGCAAGCAGCCAGCCGCCCACTCAGCCAGGTGCCGGCCGAAACCATTACGGCGCTATTGCTCGATCTGGCCGATGCCGCCGTGGCGGAAACCTCCTTCCTGCTGGCCGAAAATGCCCGGGACCTAGCCCTGATGCCGGCTGATGACCCCAAGTACGACCGGCTGCAGCTTACCGCCGCCCGCCTGGAGGCCATTGCCCAGGACATGCGCAACGTGGCGGCGCTGCCCTCGCCCCTGGGCGAAACCCTGCTGACCGAAGAGCGGCCTAATGGCTTGCAGATTACGAAAGTGCGGGTACCGCTGGGCGTGGTAGGCGTCATCTACGAAGCCCGCCCCAACGTGACCTTCGACGTAGCCGCGCTCTGTCTGAAAACCGGCAATGCCTGCCTGCTCAAGGGCGGCTCCGATGCGGCGTACTCCAACCAGGCTATTGGCCTCGTTATTCAACGTGTGCTGGCCCGCCACGGCCTGGCGGCCGCTACCGTCACGCTGCTCCCACCCGACCGTCAGGCCACCGAGGCGCTGCTCCAGGCAGTAGGCTACGTGGATGTACTGATTCCGCGCGGCAGCCAGTCGCTCATCGACTACGTGCGCCAGCACGCCCGGGTGCCGGTCATCGAAACCGGCGCGGGCATCGTGCATACCTACTTCGATGAAACCGCCGACCTGGCGAAAGGCCGCGCCATTATTGCCAACGCCAAAACCCGCCGCGTGAGCGTGTGCAACGCCCTCGACTGCCTGCTGATTCACGCCAGTCGGCTGGTAGATCTGCCCGCTCTCACCGCGCCGCTGGCCCAGACCGGCGTCACCATCTACGCCGATGCGCAGGCGTATCCGGCCTTGCGCGGGCTGTATCCGGCGGCGCTGCTGGAGCAGGCCCGGCCCGAGCATTTCGGCACCGAGTTTCTTTCGTTGAAGCTGGCCATCAAAACCGTTGACAACCTTGCTGAAGCCCTGACGCACATTGCCGCGCACAGCTCCCGTCACAGTGAAGCTATTATTTCGGAAGATGCCGCCCACATCGAGCGGTTCCTGAACGCGGTAGATGCGGCCGCCGTGTACGCCAATGCCTCCACTGCTTTCACCGACGGGGCGCAGTTTGGGCTGGGCGCCGAAATCGGCATCAGCACGCAGAAGCTGCATGCCCGCGGCCCCATGGGGCTGGCCGAGCTAACCAGCTACAAGTGGCTGGTGCGCGGCACCGGGCAGGTGCGAACTACGTAAGCAAGCCCATCAGCTCCCGCAGCAGCGCATGCCCCTGCGGCCACAAACCCAGCTCAGAGGCAGAGTTGATGTGGCCCAAGGCACCCACGTTCACCAGGCGGCTGCCCCAGGCCCCGGCAAACGCCTGCGCCCGCGTCAGGGTCACGTACTCGTCGTTGGTGCTGGCTGCTACGATGCTGGGGCAAGGCAGCGGGGCCAGCGGCATGGGCGCAAAGCCGGTGACTTCGGATGGGAAGTTGGGGCGGTCTACGTCGGCGGGAGCTACCAGCAGTGCCCCGGCCAGGCGGTGACGGGTAGTGCGGGCCCAGTGCGCTACCGTGGCGCAGCCCAGGCTGTGGGCTACCACCACCACGTCCGGCCCGGCCGCTGCCACGGCCCGGTCAAGCATTTGTACCCAGTCGTGGCAGGCGGGCTGGTCCCAGTTGTGCTGGTTTACGCGCGGGTAGCCGTAGTGCTGCTCCCACCGGCTTTGCCAGTGTGCGGGGCCCGAGTTTCCCAGGCCAGGAAGGAGCAGTACGGGGGATAAAGCAGGCATAAAGGCTACGATAAGCGGCGGCAAGGTAAGCGGCCCGTGGTATTCACTAAGCTTCCTCAGGCTTGTCCCATTACATTTTCGAGGTACTTCTGCCCGGAGCCGGTGTTCAACAGCAGCATCCGCTCGTGGCGACCAATCCAGCCGGCATCCACCAGCTTGCGGGCCGCCATCCACACGGCCGCTCCTTCGGGCGCCACAAACAAGCCTTCGTGCCGGGCCAGCTCGCGCATTCCCTCCAGCATTTCCTGGTCGTCAACCGGCACCACTGTTCCCCCGGACTCGCGCAGCACTTGCAGCATCAGGGCTTCGCCGAGGGGGCGCGGCACGGCCAGGCCGTTGGCAATGGTGGGCTGCCCCACGTACTGCTGGCTGTTGGCCTGCCGGCCCGTGTAGGTGGCCCACAGCGGCGCGCACGCCGCTGCCTGCACGGCTACCATGCGCGGCAGCCGCACCTGGGCGGGCAACCACCCCAGGGTCTGCATTTCGCGGAACGCTTTCCAGATGCCGATCAGGCCGGTACCCCCGCCGGCCGGGTACAATAGCACGTCGGGCAGCGCCCAGCGCAACTGCTCGGCCAGCTCATACCCCATCGTCTTCTTGCCTTCCAGCCTATAGGGCTCCTTCAGCGTGGAAACATCAAGCAGCTCGTGGGCATGGTTGAGCTCCCGCACCCGGGCGGCGCAGTCGTTGATAAGGCCATCAACCAGGTGTACTTCGGCTCCATACCAGTAGCATTCCTCCTTGAAGGCCTGGGGCGTATGGCGGGGCATTACGACCACGGCGCGCATCCCGGCCTTAGCACAATACGCAGCCATGGCTACTCCGGCGTTGCCGGCCGTGGGAATAATGCAGCCTTCTACGCCCAGTTCTTTGGCTTTGGAAATGGCCATGCTCAGGCCGCGGGCCTTGAATGAGCCGGTGGGGTTCTGCCCTTCGTCCTTGAGCAAAACCTCTGAAAGGCTGTAGCGGCGGGCCAGGCTGGTGAGGGGCAGCAGCGGCGTAAACCCTTCGCCCAGGCTTACCTGATTGGCCTCATCGAGCAAGGGCAGCAAACTGCGGTAGCGCCACATGCTGGGCTCGTGTACATCAATGGCGGCTTCGTGACTGAGGGGTGCCTGCAGCTGATAGGTTGCCAGCAGAGGCGCGGCGCAGCAGTCCGACAGGCGCTGTAAAATGGTAGCGGAGTAAGGCGTCCGGCACACCGAGCATTCCAGAGTTTGCAGGCGGCTGATGGCTTCGAGGGTGCTTTGCATGGGCATGGAAAATGAAACGCAAAGCTTCCGGTTCGGTATGCCGAACGCAAATGGCCATATGGAATAGGCTATGCCTGCAGGGAATAGTAGCGCCGGGCAAACTGCACGAATGTTTTGTAAGGCAGGTTGTTCTCGGTGCCTTTGCGCTGCACGAAATCGAAGTGCCGCACCATGTGCAGGCCCCGGACAGGCACCTCCCGCAGCTCGCCCGAAGCCAGCTCTTTCATGACGGCCTGCCGGGGCAGAAAGGCCAGGCAGGTATCCACCCGCACAAAGTTTTTCAGGGCCTCGGTGCCGCCCAGGCGCACCTTCACCGGCAGGTCCGTCAGCTTGATGTTCTGCTCGGCCAGAGCCTGCTCCAGCACCGCCAGGGTGCCCGAGCCCTGCTCCCGCAAAGCCAGCGGGGTATGGTACAGGTCCTGAGCTGCCAACTCCTCCGGCAGCCCGGCGTGGCGCGCCGAGCACACGGCCACTACCTCATCCGTGAGCAGGGGCGTGTACGTCACGTTGCTGACCTTGTGAATTCCTTCGATGATGCCCAGGTCGATTTCGTGCTCCAACAGGGCTTTGAGGATGTTTTCGCTGTTGCGGTTTTTAAGGGTGAGCTGGGTGCCCGGGTAGCGCTGCAGGTAGGCCGAGAGTACCGGCGGAATAACATACAGGGAAATGGTGGTGCTGGCTCCGATAACCATGCGCACCTGCGGACTGAAGCCCGGACTTACCTCAGCAAACTCCTGGTGCAGTTCGTGCTGGAGCTGCTTGGCCACCAACAGCTTCCGGTAAAGCAATTCCCCCGCGGGCGTCAAGGCCACGCTGTTGCCGAGACGCTCAAACAAGCCCGTTTTATAGTGCTCTTCCAGGGCTTTCACCTGCTTGCTCACGGCCGACTGACTCAGGAACAACGTCTGCCCGGCTTTGGTAAAGCTAAGCTGCCGGGCTACTTCCAGAAATACTTCGTGGGGATGGGAAAGCATGGCTGCAAGGTACTACTTGCCCGGAGCAGCGCCTGACCCTGCGGCGCCGGCTTCTCATTTCAGGCGGCAAAACCGCTTTCGTGGACTGTGCACTTGCCCAGGCTAAACAGCTTTCCCCTCTAAGTCACCCAATATGGGTGATAAGGCCCGCTCTACTCCCTCACTAAAAACACGTTATCTACGCTGTAAACGCAATTTTAGTGGCTTGCTCTGTGGCTGGCGGCAGGCTTGCCACATCATCATGTGGTTGTACTTAGCCAATAGTCGGTGGTAATATTGTGACGTAATCAACGCACTTCTTCGCTCCACACTTCTTCTCCATACGCTATGAAAACTTTCGTTTCCCTCCTCGTTGTTGCCCTGCTGGCCACTGCTCCTCTCTACACCACGCAGGCGGCCACGCCCGAAGCGGCTACGGCTTCTACTACCCTCGTGGCTAAGTTGCCGCTGCTGGGCAAGAAGACTATCGAAAAAAGCCGCATCCAGAAGCGTAAGCAGACGTTGCGCCGCCGCAAGCGCATGTTCAGCTTCTAAGCCATAGGACCTGGTTGGTGAACCAGATGAAGAGCCCGTCGTTTCTTTTTCTCCGCCTGCAAGCGCTACGAGAAGAAGAGCGGCGGGCTTGCTGATTAAGGGCTGGAGGCTTGTCCGGTTGACAACGAATGTCACCACGTCGTCTGTGCGTTGCGGGCCGTATCTTTACCTTAAGAGCGTGTTGGGGAATTTAGGACCGATTGAGCGACATGGTGATGTTGGCCAATAACAGCCACGTGACATGGCTAGCGGGGGTAAATTCGTAATCGACTACGACGCGGCGAAAGCAGGCCAGCCAGGCGAAGGTGCGCTCGACGACCCAGCGCCGGGCCAGGGGTACGAAGCCGTGCAGGGTAGGCGGCCGACTACTAATTTGTTGGACTAGGCCCAACCGCAGCAGTTGCTGGGCAAAGCGCCCACGGTAGGCCGCATCGGTCAGCACAAGCTGCAGGCGCCGTGCCCACCAAGGCCGCTGGGGCAGCAATGCCAGGGCGCCGGTGCTGTCGTGGCGGTGGGCCGCGTGCACGTGCGCGGCCCAGATACGCCCGCCGGAATCCACTAGGAGCTGGCGTTTGCGGCCGTTGACGAGCTTGTGCGCGTCCAGGCCGCGGTGCTCGTAGATGCGCGGGGCCAGCTTGACGCTTTGGCTATCTATGCAGGCCAGCGCCGGAGTCGGTTCGCGGCCGTGTGCGACTCGGTCCAGGGCGTTGACGACCGTATTGAGTTGCTGCCACAGACCCAGCCGTTGCCAGCGATAGAAATAGTAGTAAACCGCCGTCCAGGGTGGAAACTGTGGGGGCAGCGCCCGCCACTGGCAGCCCGTGCGGCACACATACAGTAAGGCGTTGAACACCTGCCGCAAACACAAGCGCCGCCGTCGTTGCGTGGGCAGCAGCGACTTGATAACTTGCCACTGCGAGTCAGTAAGGGGTTGGTAGCCATCAACCATAATGCCCGTGGAAGCCTAGGAACTCCCCGCGCAACTTACTGACTCGTCTCTTTTTAGCCCTTACTCAATTCCCAAACACGCTCTAAGCATCAACCGCCGCCCCGCTATGCCGCCTATCACCGATATTTCCCAGCTCGACCTTACCAAAACCTATACCTACGCCGACTACCTCACCTGGCAGCTGGACGAGTTTATTGAGCTCATCAAAGGCAAAGTGCGGCGCATGAGCCCTGCCCCGCGGGTAGCGCATCAACGGATTTCCAGTCGGTTTACCGGCATGATTTACTCGTATCTGGCGCACCGCGGGTGCGAGGTCTTTCACGCGCCTTTTGATGTGCGCCTGTCCAAAGCCACGCCCAACGGCGATGCGCAGATTACTACCGTGGTGCAGCCCGACATCTGCGTGGTCTGCGACCCGCAGAAGCTGGATGAGCGTGGCTGCCTCGGCGCCCCCGACTGGATTATCGAAATCGTGAGCCCCGGCAACGCCAGCCACGACACCAAGAGCAAGTTCGACCTCTACGAGGAAAACGGCGTGCTGGAATACTGGATTGTGTTTCCCGGCGAGAAGACGGTTTCCGTGTTCGTGCTGCACGAAGGCCGCTACCAGCCCCACGGCGACTTCTACACCCCCGGCCTCATTCCCGTGCACACGCTCCCGGAGTTCAGTATTGAGTGGACGGAGGTGTCTGAGGGAGTGTGAGTAAAGCTAAACTCCTATCTACTCAGAAGACGTGTATTTCCTGCAGCTCAAGCGACACGCATTCCGGCATATATAGCACGTTGAAGGAAGCTGTGAGGTCACTCCATTCCCCATTCAGTGGCAAGCTAAACCAGATTTCCGCTACTATCAACGTATTTTCTATGCTATGCTTTCGTGGCATATGGAAATCCACGTCCGCGTACGGCCTACCATTCCGTTCTTTGGCTTCTTCGATAGAAGTCACTTTAAATCTTTCACCCTCAGTTTCCATTTCCACGATTCCATATCCATAAATAATATCGCGCATTAGTTCGGGCGTCCACGCATGATAGGGGTCTTGGTGTGTAAAGTTAAAGGCGTCTTTGTAGCGTTCCTCTTCCAGTAGCTTCACCCACGTGCGCACTGCCTCTAGTAAGCCTTCATCCGAAATATCCAAGGGTAATGCCACCGGCATTTTTGCAGGTCAATGAGTGCGAGGAAAACAAAATGTACGGTAAGTACTGCAAAAAGCCCCTCGAAAGCACCATCCCCACGATGGTGCCCCCGAAGGGCCAGCGGATAACTACCTATACCTGAATGCTACAGCGCGGCTTTGCGAGCCTCCACCTCGGATTTAAGGGCGGCGTTTTCGGCCAGCTCCCGAGTGATGCAGTTCAGCTCGTAGAGGCGCTTGAACTGCGCTACCACGCCCGTGGCCCCGGTGGCTTGCTGCTGGTTGAGCACGTAGATGCGGTACTCCAGGCGCTTGTGTTCCCGCTCGTTCTTCTTTTTGGTAGGACCCTCGGTCATGCTGGCCAGCAGCGTGGTCAGGGTATTGTATTCGGCCGTAGCGCCGGTCAGCTCGGCGCTTTTCTCGGTGGCCCGGTCGCTGCCCATGGTGTGCAGGCGCTGCAGCTGGGTTTGCCGGTACTCCAGGTCGGCGCGCTCTTCGGCGGCTTCTTCCAGCACCAGGTCGCAGTCGGCCTTGGAAGTCAATGAATTCACAGGGTATGCCATGAAGGGTAAGTAAATAAAGGTGGAGAAAGTGAAGGGCAGTGTGGGGTGCTACCCGCCCCACTAAAACGCCACAGGATCAGCCACATTGCTTACACAAAGCAAAATATTTTCTATATACTATACACTTGCTAATCAGCGGCTATGCCAGCCGCTTAACGTAGCGCTACCTGTCGTGCGTAGGGTGCGGGGCTTGTCCCCGCCCGTCGTTGCCCGCTTACTCGCTAACGGCGCGCCCGACGGGTGGGGACAAGCCCCGCACCCTACCACCTTTTCGCAATTCACTTCCCCACGAATTTAAGTAGGGATAGAGACCCCGCAACTGGCGCGAGTTTAGCGCAGCGTAACTCGTGACATGCCATGATGCGAGCTTTCAGCTCGTCCATCTGCGTTAATCTACCCAAATGGCACGAACCAGCTTGCCGCGCTGCGGCAGTGGAGCTACAAGCTCCACCTAATGGCTGAGCACGAGTTACGCTCCGCTAAACTCGCGCCAGTCGTACGCTGCCAGGGACACCAGCCTTCACACCCCCGGTACCTCGGCCAGGTAGGCCGCCAGGGCGGTGGCCTCGGCCCGCAGGCCGGCCAGGCGGGCCGCCAGCAGCCGGTGCTGGGCGGGGTTGCCGTCCCCTTCCAGGGCGCCTTCGGCTTCGGCCGTTACGGCAGCTACCCACAGCCGCTGGCGCTCGGCCTCGGGGGGCAGCGTGGCCAGCAGCTTGGGTGCGGCCCGCAGCCAGTCGAGGGCGCGGGCGGTCCGGGCCTGTCCCCGCGCCAGCCGGCGGGCGAGCTGCTCGGTTTCGTAGGCCACGACCGTAGCCCGGGCCTGGAGGGGTGCCAGGTGGGTGGGCACCAAGGGCGCGGCCGGCACGGGCGGACCGGGTACCGGCAATGCCTGCGCCAGCCACGCAACAATTAAACCGGCCGCCGGTGGCAATACTCGCTGGTTGGCTTCTATCTTCGTGACCAAGTGGCGCGACACGCTCAGGGCCCCGGCCAGCTGCTCCTGCGTCAGGCCCAGCCCCGTGCGAATCAGCGAAAGGTAGTGCGGCACGGCCGTCACGCGCAGAGAACGGGGCATAGCGTTGAATTGTCTCCTTTTTTCTTGTTCTCAAATATAAGGAGACACCGCTCTTGTCTCGCTATTTGGTAATTTTTGTTTTAAGGAGACAGTTGCTTCTTTGGGTCTTTACGGAATCCGAACGAAGATCAAAAGACCGTCATGCTGAGCTTGTCGAAGCATCTCTACCGCTTCGTTGGATGCGTGAGTTTAACACGGTAGCGTCTCCGCAACTGGCGTGAGCTTAGCGGAGCGTAACTCGTGTCACAACATGACGCGAGTTTTCAACTCGCCTGCCCTTGCCTATCTTATCCAAACGGCGTAGTACCAGTTTGCCGCGTTGCGGTAGTGCAGCTACAAGCTCCACCTTATGGCTGAGCATGGGTTACGCTGGGCTAAACTCGCGCCAGTAAGGCGTCAGTTAAAAGGCTTGGCTCATCCTATGAGCCAAGCCTTTATTTCTTTAGCAAAATAACACCTATTTGAACTCAACAATATCGGCGGTTACTGTACATTTACTGCCAGTTACAATAGGAAGATAAGAGGCCTTAAAGTCCACAATGAAGTTTGTGTAGGCTTGCCCGGCTTTCAAAGGGTGCTTCTGAGTTAGGTCCTTCTTTGCTTCAGCAACTAGTGCATTCTTAGAAAGCCCACCGATACCGAAGATATACCTGGCCTTAGCCATTCCCTGTACATTGCTTTCAACTATCGTAAAGTTGTTTGCTTGGATAGTCGCACCACTCGTGATTAAGCCACTGTGAACA belongs to Hymenobacter sp. J193 and includes:
- a CDS encoding Uma2 family endonuclease, encoding MPPITDISQLDLTKTYTYADYLTWQLDEFIELIKGKVRRMSPAPRVAHQRISSRFTGMIYSYLAHRGCEVFHAPFDVRLSKATPNGDAQITTVVQPDICVVCDPQKLDERGCLGAPDWIIEIVSPGNASHDTKSKFDLYEENGVLEYWIVFPGEKTVSVFVLHEGRYQPHGDFYTPGLIPVHTLPEFSIEWTEVSEGV
- a CDS encoding LysR substrate-binding domain-containing protein, which gives rise to MLSHPHEVFLEVARQLSFTKAGQTLFLSQSAVSKQVKALEEHYKTGLFERLGNSVALTPAGELLYRKLLVAKQLQHELHQEFAEVSPGFSPQVRMVIGASTTISLYVIPPVLSAYLQRYPGTQLTLKNRNSENILKALLEHEIDLGIIEGIHKVSNVTYTPLLTDEVVAVCSARHAGLPEELAAQDLYHTPLALREQGSGTLAVLEQALAEQNIKLTDLPVKVRLGGTEALKNFVRVDTCLAFLPRQAVMKELASGELREVPVRGLHMVRHFDFVQRKGTENNLPYKTFVQFARRYYSLQA
- a CDS encoding IS5 family transposase; the encoded protein is MVDGYQPLTDSQWQVIKSLLPTQRRRRLCLRQVFNALLYVCRTGCQWRALPPQFPPWTAVYYYFYRWQRLGLWQQLNTVVNALDRVAHGREPTPALACIDSQSVKLAPRIYEHRGLDAHKLVNGRKRQLLVDSGGRIWAAHVHAAHRHDSTGALALLPQRPWWARRLQLVLTDAAYRGRFAQQLLRLGLVQQISSRPPTLHGFVPLARRWVVERTFAWLACFRRVVVDYEFTPASHVTWLLLANITMSLNRS
- a CDS encoding helix-turn-helix domain-containing protein — its product is MPRSLRVTAVPHYLSLIRTGLGLTQEQLAGALSVSRHLVTKIEANQRVLPPAAGLIVAWLAQALPVPGPPVPAAPLVPTHLAPLQARATVVAYETEQLARRLARGQARTARALDWLRAAPKLLATLPPEAERQRLWVAAVTAEAEGALEGDGNPAQHRLLAARLAGLRAEATALAAYLAEVPGV
- a CDS encoding glutamate-5-semialdehyde dehydrogenase, giving the protein MQALFQATQAASRPLSQVPAETITALLLDLADAAVAETSFLLAENARDLALMPADDPKYDRLQLTAARLEAIAQDMRNVAALPSPLGETLLTEERPNGLQITKVRVPLGVVGVIYEARPNVTFDVAALCLKTGNACLLKGGSDAAYSNQAIGLVIQRVLARHGLAAATVTLLPPDRQATEALLQAVGYVDVLIPRGSQSLIDYVRQHARVPVIETGAGIVHTYFDETADLAKGRAIIANAKTRRVSVCNALDCLLIHASRLVDLPALTAPLAQTGVTIYADAQAYPALRGLYPAALLEQARPEHFGTEFLSLKLAIKTVDNLAEALTHIAAHSSRHSEAIISEDAAHIERFLNAVDAAAVYANASTAFTDGAQFGLGAEIGISTQKLHARGPMGLAELTSYKWLVRGTGQVRTT
- a CDS encoding DUF6567 family protein → MKKALLTSLAASLLLTQSCAVHSGLITSGATIQANNFTIVESNVQGMAKARYIFGIGGLSKNALVAEAKKDLTQKHPLKAGQAYTNFIVDFKASYLPIVTGSKCTVTADIVEFK
- a CDS encoding alpha/beta hydrolase; the encoded protein is MPALSPVLLLPGLGNSGPAHWQSRWEQHYGYPRVNQHNWDQPACHDWVQMLDRAVAAAGPDVVVVAHSLGCATVAHWARTTRHRLAGALLVAPADVDRPNFPSEVTGFAPMPLAPLPCPSIVAASTNDEYVTLTRAQAFAGAWGSRLVNVGALGHINSASELGLWPQGHALLRELMGLLT
- a CDS encoding threonine synthase, with the protein product MQSTLEAISRLQTLECSVCRTPYSATILQRLSDCCAAPLLATYQLQAPLSHEAAIDVHEPSMWRYRSLLPLLDEANQVSLGEGFTPLLPLTSLARRYSLSEVLLKDEGQNPTGSFKARGLSMAISKAKELGVEGCIIPTAGNAGVAMAAYCAKAGMRAVVVMPRHTPQAFKEECYWYGAEVHLVDGLINDCAARVRELNHAHELLDVSTLKEPYRLEGKKTMGYELAEQLRWALPDVLLYPAGGGTGLIGIWKAFREMQTLGWLPAQVRLPRMVAVQAAACAPLWATYTGRQANSQQYVGQPTIANGLAVPRPLGEALMLQVLRESGGTVVPVDDQEMLEGMRELARHEGLFVAPEGAAVWMAARKLVDAGWIGRHERMLLLNTGSGQKYLENVMGQA